One genomic region from Streptomyces sp. NBC_00457 encodes:
- a CDS encoding glutamate ABC transporter substrate-binding protein — protein MKLRKVTAAAAAALVLSLTATACGGDDKDSDAGSGATDGGGTIKVGIKYDQPGLGLKEAGGDFSGFDVDVATYVAKELGYAPDKIEFVETKSADRETALDRGDVKFIAATYSITDERKQKVDFAGPYLLAHQDLLIKSDSDITEATDLNGKKLCSVTGSTSAQNVKDEIAPKAQLRSYGTYSECIAGLQSGAVDAVTTDDSILAGFAAQEQYKGQFKLTGLKLSNENYGIGVKKGDTETVNKINAALEKMVSDGAWETAVKENFGPANYKNEPAPKIGDIKS, from the coding sequence ATGAAGCTCCGCAAGGTCACCGCAGCGGCCGCGGCTGCGCTCGTCCTCTCCCTGACCGCGACGGCCTGTGGGGGCGACGACAAGGACAGCGATGCCGGATCGGGCGCCACCGACGGCGGCGGCACGATCAAGGTCGGCATCAAGTACGACCAGCCCGGTCTCGGCCTGAAGGAAGCCGGCGGCGACTTCTCCGGCTTCGACGTCGACGTGGCCACGTACGTGGCGAAGGAACTCGGCTACGCGCCCGACAAGATCGAGTTCGTCGAGACCAAGAGCGCCGACCGTGAGACCGCGCTGGACCGCGGCGACGTGAAGTTCATCGCGGCCACCTACTCGATCACTGACGAGCGCAAGCAGAAGGTCGACTTCGCCGGCCCCTACCTGCTGGCCCACCAGGACCTGCTGATCAAGTCCGACTCGGACATCACCGAGGCCACCGATCTCAACGGCAAGAAGCTGTGCTCGGTGACCGGTTCGACCTCGGCGCAGAACGTCAAGGACGAGATCGCCCCGAAGGCCCAGCTGCGCTCGTACGGCACCTACTCGGAGTGCATCGCCGGTCTGCAGAGCGGCGCTGTGGACGCGGTGACCACCGACGACTCGATCCTCGCGGGCTTCGCGGCGCAGGAGCAGTACAAGGGCCAGTTCAAGCTGACCGGCCTGAAGCTCAGCAACGAGAACTACGGCATCGGCGTCAAGAAGGGCGACACCGAGACCGTGAACAAGATCAACGCCGCCCTCGAGAAGATGGTCAGCGACGGCGCCTGGGAGACCGCGGTCAAGGAGAACTTCGGCCCGGCGAACTACAAGAACGAGCCCGCCCCGAAGATCGGCGACATCAAGAGCTGA
- a CDS encoding amino acid ABC transporter permease, whose protein sequence is MFDFLEGYDVLGAFWTTVQLTVLSAIGSLIWGTVLAAMRVSPVPLMRGFGTAYVNIVRNIPLTVIIVFASLGLADIFRVTLGAADDFEALSFRLSILGFVAYTAAFVCEAIRSGINTVPVGQAEAARAIGLSFSQILWFIVLPQAFRSVIGPLANVLIALTKNTTVAASIGVAEAALLMKEMIENEAQVVLIGVVFAFGFVVLTLPTGLFFGWLSKRLAVKR, encoded by the coding sequence GTGTTCGATTTTCTTGAAGGTTACGACGTCCTAGGGGCGTTCTGGACGACGGTGCAACTCACCGTCCTCTCCGCCATCGGCTCGCTGATCTGGGGCACTGTGCTGGCCGCCATGCGGGTCAGCCCCGTCCCGCTCATGCGCGGATTCGGCACCGCGTACGTGAACATCGTCCGGAACATCCCGCTGACGGTCATCATCGTCTTCGCCTCACTCGGCCTTGCCGACATCTTCAGGGTGACGCTGGGCGCCGCCGACGACTTCGAGGCCCTGAGCTTCCGGCTGTCGATCCTCGGCTTCGTCGCCTACACCGCGGCCTTCGTCTGCGAGGCGATCCGCTCGGGCATCAACACCGTGCCCGTCGGACAGGCCGAGGCGGCCCGTGCCATCGGGCTGAGCTTCAGCCAGATCCTCTGGTTCATCGTGCTGCCCCAGGCCTTCCGTTCGGTGATCGGCCCGCTGGCCAACGTGCTGATCGCCCTGACCAAGAACACCACCGTGGCAGCCTCGATCGGTGTGGCGGAGGCCGCCCTGCTGATGAAGGAAATGATCGAGAACGAGGCGCAGGTCGTACTCATCGGCGTCGTCTTCGCGTTCGGATTCGTGGTTCTGACCCTGCCCACCGGCCTCTTCTTCGGCTGGCTGAGCAAGCGACTGGCGGTGAAGCGATGA
- a CDS encoding amino acid ABC transporter permease, which yields MTSVLYDAPGPRAKRRNIILSVVFFVLLALLVWWIYKTMDDKGQLEWALWEPFTESEAWTTYLLPGLANTLKAAALSMVIALPLGAIFGIARLSDHRWVRIPAGAVVEFFRAIPVLLLMLFANQFYSSYTDVSTEDRPLYAVVTGLVLYNASVLAEIVKAGILSLPKGQTEAAQAIGLRKGQTMTSVLLPQAVTAMLPAIVSQLVVIVKDTALGGVMIGFTELLNSRGTLAAFYATVIPSFIVVAAIYIVLNFILTSFAGWLEQRLRRSKRSTGAVLGAEKVEDLNAAEIGGSYGTGQSA from the coding sequence ATGACCTCGGTCCTCTACGACGCTCCAGGCCCCCGGGCCAAGCGGCGCAACATCATTCTCTCGGTGGTGTTCTTCGTCCTCCTCGCCCTGCTCGTGTGGTGGATCTACAAGACGATGGACGACAAGGGCCAGCTGGAGTGGGCCCTGTGGGAGCCGTTCACCGAGTCCGAAGCCTGGACGACGTATCTGCTGCCCGGCCTCGCCAACACCCTGAAGGCCGCCGCACTCTCCATGGTCATCGCCCTCCCGCTGGGCGCGATCTTCGGCATCGCCCGCCTGTCCGACCACCGGTGGGTACGGATCCCGGCCGGTGCGGTGGTCGAGTTCTTCCGGGCGATCCCGGTGCTGCTGCTGATGCTGTTCGCCAACCAGTTCTACTCCAGCTACACGGACGTCAGCACCGAAGACCGTCCGCTGTACGCGGTCGTCACGGGCCTGGTGCTCTACAACGCCTCGGTCCTCGCCGAGATCGTCAAAGCCGGCATCCTCTCCCTGCCCAAGGGACAGACGGAGGCGGCCCAGGCGATCGGACTGCGCAAGGGCCAGACGATGACCAGCGTCCTGCTGCCGCAGGCCGTCACCGCGATGCTGCCGGCCATCGTCAGCCAGTTGGTCGTCATCGTGAAGGACACCGCACTGGGTGGCGTGATGATCGGCTTCACCGAGCTGCTCAACTCGCGCGGCACACTCGCGGCGTTCTACGCGACCGTCATCCCGAGCTTCATCGTGGTCGCGGCCATCTACATCGTCTTGAACTTCATCCTGACGAGCTTCGCGGGCTGGCTGGAGCAGCGGCTGCGGCGCAGCAAGCGGAGCACGGGTGCGGTGCTCGGCGCCGAGAAGGTCGAGGATCTCAACGCGGCCGAGATCGGCGGCTCCTACGGGACAGGGCAATCGGCATGA
- a CDS encoding FAD-dependent monooxygenase, with product MDPVIIVGAGPVGLTLALALARQEVPSVVLDEGPGKDEPRPARTVVLREDTAALMERLTGVPSAEAGCRWAGWRSMRRKQVMRTVTFDETETETGLAAPLHIAQHVLTASLRAAVTGERLVDIATDSRLDTIEQEPSGVTAHTRGPKGTWWRGSYLVGCDGPRSTVRKLQDIRFPGRTAVERHAVAALRAELPWPDEALLHRMPPWRTSGPSGGEVTGRPLPDGVWRLDWLLPPGKDLVTPELLVAHVRETLAGWTGGSTPPYELLDTGVHIVHHRLARRWRAGRVFLAGDAAHLLGALGTQGLDEGLRDADNLAWKLALAWHHGPHEALLDSYQAERRGIVAARLRAADQALPLVRGGGGLRSYVPGSARGHDGLLTDGHLGQGALGATGAYDRSPLAPGPLEGETVVDTLPGAQVTDVRVTAEDGSFVRLRDRLGRGALLVVLVAPGTGVWERRHWVTAGIMPRLAAAVTALPHPAELLVTESYPGAAAHTVLLVRPDGHLVTALNGVRPADLYTAAEATLGGPTRASVESEAEAEATAGSR from the coding sequence GTGGACCCGGTGATCATCGTCGGGGCGGGGCCCGTCGGGCTCACGCTCGCGCTCGCGCTGGCGCGTCAGGAAGTGCCGTCCGTGGTCCTGGACGAGGGCCCGGGCAAGGACGAGCCGCGTCCCGCACGCACGGTCGTGCTGCGCGAGGACACCGCCGCCCTCATGGAGCGCCTCACCGGCGTCCCGTCGGCCGAGGCGGGCTGCCGCTGGGCCGGATGGCGGTCGATGCGCCGCAAGCAGGTGATGCGGACGGTCACTTTCGACGAGACCGAGACCGAGACAGGGCTGGCCGCCCCGCTGCACATCGCACAGCACGTACTGACGGCCTCCCTGCGCGCGGCCGTCACCGGCGAACGGCTGGTCGACATCGCGACGGACAGCCGCCTCGACACCATCGAGCAGGAACCTTCAGGCGTCACCGCCCACACCCGCGGCCCCAAGGGAACGTGGTGGCGCGGCAGTTATCTGGTCGGCTGCGACGGCCCGCGCTCGACCGTGCGCAAGCTCCAGGACATCCGCTTCCCCGGCCGTACGGCGGTGGAGCGACACGCCGTGGCCGCGCTGCGTGCGGAACTTCCGTGGCCCGACGAAGCGTTGCTCCATCGGATGCCGCCGTGGCGGACGTCGGGGCCCTCGGGCGGGGAGGTGACCGGACGCCCGCTGCCGGACGGCGTCTGGCGGCTGGACTGGCTGCTGCCGCCCGGCAAGGACCTGGTCACGCCGGAACTGCTGGTGGCCCACGTCAGGGAGACGCTCGCGGGCTGGACGGGCGGTTCGACACCGCCGTACGAGCTGCTGGACACCGGAGTCCACATCGTCCACCACCGCCTGGCCCGGCGGTGGCGGGCGGGCCGGGTCTTCCTCGCGGGGGACGCCGCCCATCTGCTCGGCGCGTTGGGCACGCAGGGGCTGGACGAAGGGCTGAGGGACGCCGACAACCTCGCCTGGAAGCTGGCGCTGGCCTGGCACCACGGGCCGCACGAGGCACTGCTCGACAGCTACCAGGCCGAGCGGCGCGGCATCGTCGCCGCCCGGCTGCGCGCCGCCGACCAGGCCCTGCCCCTGGTGCGCGGGGGCGGAGGGCTGCGGTCGTACGTCCCCGGATCGGCCCGGGGCCATGACGGCCTGCTCACCGACGGCCACCTGGGGCAGGGAGCACTGGGCGCGACGGGGGCATACGACCGTTCACCGCTCGCCCCCGGGCCTCTCGAGGGCGAGACCGTCGTGGACACACTGCCCGGCGCACAGGTCACCGACGTGCGGGTCACCGCGGAGGACGGCTCCTTCGTACGGCTACGCGACCGGCTCGGCCGTGGCGCGCTGCTCGTCGTGCTGGTCGCGCCGGGCACGGGCGTGTGGGAGCGGCGGCACTGGGTGACCGCCGGGATCATGCCCCGGCTGGCGGCGGCCGTGACCGCACTGCCACACCCGGCCGAGCTGCTGGTCACGGAGAGCTACCCGGGAGCGGCCGCGCACACGGTACTGCTGGTGCGGCCCGACGGACACCTGGTCACCGCCCTGAACGGCGTGCGCCCGGCCGACCTGTACACAGCGGCCGAGGCGACACTGGGCGGGCCGACGCGAGCGAGCGTGGAGTCAGAGGCAGAAGCGGAGGCCACGGCTGGGTCGCGCTGA